TTAAAATTAATGCGATATCAGTTGAATTAATCGCACCGTCCAGCACTTTCAATTTCGTATCCGGCTGTTCCTGCAAGTATGTCAAGAATGTTACACGGTCATGGATTGTTCCATCTGCGCGGCCTTGCACAACAAGCTCGATTGAACTCATTAAATCATTTGTAGCAACAACTTCTGCACCAAGCGCTTCTGCATCGCGGGCAAAGTTACTTGTAATTGTTTGTGAAGATTTTTTGCCGTCCATGTCAGCCGGCTCTTTAATTTCTGTGTTATCCGTATGAACTGCAACTACCGCTTCTGATTTCATATATGGCGTTGAGAAGTCGTACTTTTCTTTACGCTCATCTGTAATCGATACGTTATTAATAACGAAATCGTATTTATCTGTATCTAAACCTGCAATTAAAGAATCCCACTTTGTTTCAACATATTCTGCTTCAACACCAAGGTCTTTTGCGATTTGATCAGCAATTTCATATTCAAAGCCTGTTAATGCTCCTGATTCATCATGGAAGCTGAATGGAGGAAATGTTCCTTCAAGACCGATTTGAATTTTTCCGTCTGCCTGGATTTCCTCTAATTTATTTTTTGCTTCGCTTGCGTTTTCCTCTGATTTGTCGCCACCACATGCTGCTAAAACAAGTGCTGATAATGTAACGATTGATAGTAATTTTTTCATGCTAAATGCCTCCGCTGTTAATTCCTAGTTATTTAATAAGCTTTATATTATAACAGGGTAATAATAAAAACAATCTTTATTTTCTGAACATTTTATAAGTTTAGAACTATTAGTTAAATAAAGCTAAGAATCGTGCGAAATACAGAAAAAAAGTGCCGATTTCCTCAAATAGAAAATTGCCACATTCATGTTAGCTTTCTAATGAAAATGGCGCTGTTCCTCGTTGCAGGAAAGCGCCATTTCATTCAATCTACTATTCTTCATAAATCATTTTCTTCGTCATTCCGCCATCGATTGTCAGATCTGTACCGGTAATAAAATTATTTTCCGGGTTCGCTAAATACAGACAGGCGCGGGCAATATCATCTGGTTTGCCGACACGGTTGGAAAAATGCTGGGCGTGGTCGGAAGGTCTGAGGGCATCGTAATCCCCTGTTTCAATCCATCCCGGTGAAATGCTGTTCACTGTTATGCTGAGCTCACTGAACGAACTTGCTAATGCATGCGTGAGGGCTAAGATTCCGCCTTTTGATGCCGCATAGCCTTCTGAATTCGGTTCGGACATGACGGCTCGCGTTGAAGCAAGATTGATAATCGCTCCGCCGCTGTTCATCCGCTTTGCCGCTTCACGTGAACATAAAAAGACACTGCGCAAATTCGTATTGATGATGTCATCCCAGTCTTCGAGCGATAATTCCAGCGGGGAAATCCATTTCCCTTTTCCCGCATTATTGATCAAAATATGAATTTCGCCAAAACGGGCTGCTGCCATCTCCATCAATTGAGTAACGCTCTCTTCACTGCGCACATCGGTCTCTGCAAAGATTGCGGAGTACCCTTCTTTTTGAAGTTCGCCTGCCAGTTGTACACCTAAGTCATGTTCGAGATCTGCGATGACAACATTCGCCCCGGCTTTTGCAAAATGGGTTGCTACGGAGCGCCCGATTCCTTGCGCTGCCCCTGTTACGATAACGGTTTTGTTTTGGAACATTAGTTGAATTCCTCCTTTGTAAATTGCTTAGTAAGAGTGTAACTGAAATGGGTAGAGATTTCGTGTTTGAGGTTGTGCCGAGGTGGGATTTTATTAGAAAAGTTTTGGCGGGTATTAGAACATTGGCGGGGTTTATTAGAAGATCTCGGTTAAACGGGCTCTTTTTTGCCTGTTGGGCGGCCAAGTGGAATTTTATTAGAAAAGTTTTGGGACATATTAGAAGAGTTGTTTGGGATATTAGAACTTTGGCGATCTTTATTAGAAGTTCTCCTTTAGTCGGGGGAATTTTGGGGAGAAAGCATTGATTTTCACGTTGTCCGGTGGCGTGCTGGGATTTTATTAGAAAAGTTCGGGTACATATTAGAAGAGTTGTATAGGATATTAGAACATTCGCCTACTTTATTTGAATAGTTGAAGCACTTATTAGAAAAAATAGAATTTATATTAGAACATCACACTTTTATTTGAACTTTTTTCGGGATATTAGAACAATGGAGAGCAATATTAGAAAGTCTGCCTCACTGCAATCGAGACCGCACATCTACTAGAACGAGTAATTGCCTCACTTTCATGCTATAATAGATCGAGCGGATCATTGCTAGTAAGGCAATGACAAAGGAGACAAAATAATGAGTCAACAAAATCAACAATCAGCACAACCATTACCTGAAAATTTCAGTGAATTAAAGAAAGCCGTAAACCGTTCAGCAGATTGGGAAGC
Above is a window of Solibacillus isronensis DNA encoding:
- a CDS encoding transporter substrate-binding domain-containing protein, which codes for MKKLLSIVTLSALVLAACGGDKSEENASEAKNKLEEIQADGKIQIGLEGTFPPFSFHDESGALTGFEYEIADQIAKDLGVEAEYVETKWDSLIAGLDTDKYDFVINNVSITDERKEKYDFSTPYMKSEAVVAVHTDNTEIKEPADMDGKKSSQTITSNFARDAEALGAEVVATNDLMSSIELVVQGRADGTIHDRVTFLTYLQEQPDTKLKVLDGAINSTDIALILNKENDEFREKLNEIIKERTEDGTFEAISEKYFGENVISNN
- a CDS encoding SDR family NAD(P)-dependent oxidoreductase, with the translated sequence MFQNKTVIVTGAAQGIGRSVATHFAKAGANVVIADLEHDLGVQLAGELQKEGYSAIFAETDVRSEESVTQLMEMAAARFGEIHILINNAGKGKWISPLELSLEDWDDIINTNLRSVFLCSREAAKRMNSGGAIINLASTRAVMSEPNSEGYAASKGGILALTHALASSFSELSITVNSISPGWIETGDYDALRPSDHAQHFSNRVGKPDDIARACLYLANPENNFITGTDLTIDGGMTKKMIYEE